A stretch of DNA from Thermanaerosceptrum fracticalcis:
TTGCAGTGGGGGAACAAGGTGGAGGTGCTGGCCCCGTCGGAGCTGCGAGAGCAGGTGTTAAAAACGGTAGAGGGGATTGTGAAGGTTTACAACAATACGTGTATTTAGGGGGTGCATCAATGAATTTTAATCCTGAAGAACTGACTCCCATTTTTCATTCAGAAATATCCAGTAGCTACATCCTGATGGAGTTTCTGCGCCAAGGAGAAAACTGCCTTAAGTTTTTAGCATACATGTACAAAAAAGGCCTGGGTCCGTTAAATCCCCAGAATTACCGGGTGGAGTCTATAGAACGTGAAAAGATGTATAAAGGCAAGGGGGCCATCGATATCTACATCAGGCTGAAACACGCATCTGGCAGGTCGATTATTGTGCTGATTGAGGTTAAGGTCCATGACTACGACAGCTACAAGTTCAACCAGATCGGGACCTATTTCGAGGCAGCAAGAGAAAGCGAGGACAGCCAGGATATCTACTTCATCTACCTGACACAGTTTAATAAGCAGTGCTTTCAGGACAAAACCGACGTCTCCCAGCCGGGAACAGTCGAGGAGTTTCGCGGGGCAGAGACGGACTATCCCGGCCGGATTGCGCATGTCAGCTGGCCCGACTTCTACGCCTTTATCGACGAGAAGATTGCTACCATCACACCCACACTAGAGCATCTTGTCATTCTGCAACGCACATGGATAACGGATAAGATCAAAAGGGACCTGGCAAAGTATGCGGTTAACACTCTGGATCGGGAATTCGGTTACTATTTTCCCAATACCCAACAGCGCATGCAGGAGTTGAAGGAATTGGGCGAAGAGAAAGCCAAACGCGGCGCAAAAGTGTTGGAGATTGACTTAAAGAAGCTCTCGGCGGATGAGGTCATGAAGATCGCCGAGGTAATTGAGCATTACGCCGACAGCAAGGATGTGGAACGCAAGGCAAGCTACGTGACTGGAGAAGATACATTGAATGCAGTCCGAAAATTTCTCGGGGAGCTTGTCCTCAGACCTGAGAACTGGTCGCTTTTGTCCTTCTACTTCAGGGTGTTTTCCATCTTCCAGACCCGGTCATATCTACTCTTGAACGGTACGGGTTCGCAAGGGTACTCTGTCAAGCTAAAGACCGTCACAGCCAGGGAAATTAGCCTGTGTACACTGTGGAAGAACCATGTTATTGATTTTCGGCTGGCGAGGTAGAACTTAACGATGTGTTAGGAGGAAGAATTTTGATCGAATTGGGGTGTTGATTTGAGAATTCTGTGTACTGGAGATCTCCATTTGGGACGTAAACGTAGAAGACTCAACCCAGATATGTTAATAACAGGAGATACCAAAATACTGGATAATATTGTACATACCGCCAAGGAAGAACAGGTTGATTGTCTGTTTATACTAGGAGATCTGTTTGACTCAGATGATATTAGTTCAAATATTAAGGAGATTTGTTTAGATAAGTTCAGCCAACTTAAAGAAACCCATATCTATATCTTTCCCGGAAACCATGATTTAGGAATTAATCTTAACTCACCCCAAATCACATTTTTTAATGAATCCATGGCAAGAAAGATATCTGATGACATAACAGTTTACGCCTATGACCATAAAAAAGGCTTAGATTTAGCTGACTGGAATGAGGATAAGAAGAGTGGGTTTAACATCATTTGTGGGCATTTAGCTGTTAGAGAACTTCAACTTGACAAACAACGAAATGCTGGAATCAGTGTGAGTACGCATGATATTGCTCATTGGAAGGCAGATCTGGTGTTATTAGGCCATGATCATAACACCAGATTCTTGAAACAAGGAAATAAAATACTCGCTACTTATGTTGGTGCTCCATATAACATATATGAAAACGAGTTAGTTGCTAGGGGAGTAGTCATTTGTGAAATTGATAAAGGTCAAGTCAATTTAAGATTTAGGAGACTTGAATGTCCGCCCGAGTTCAAGGTTAAAGCAGCCCATATGCGTACAGCAGAAGAGATTAATACTAGATATGGTCCGGTTACAGTTGGGGAATACACTTGGAAATTGATTGGCTCCCATGTAGTTAACAATTTTTCAATGTGATTATTTTGGGATATTTTGTATACGAGGTTATACGAGGTGTAATGATATGGCCGATCAACAACACAATAACTATCCGGATACGTTAATGTTAATTCAAAACAGCTTCACAACAATACTTCTAGACGCTATTC
This window harbors:
- a CDS encoding metallophosphoesterase family protein, whose product is MRILCTGDLHLGRKRRRLNPDMLITGDTKILDNIVHTAKEEQVDCLFILGDLFDSDDISSNIKEICLDKFSQLKETHIYIFPGNHDLGINLNSPQITFFNESMARKISDDITVYAYDHKKGLDLADWNEDKKSGFNIICGHLAVRELQLDKQRNAGISVSTHDIAHWKADLVLLGHDHNTRFLKQGNKILATYVGAPYNIYENELVARGVVICEIDKGQVNLRFRRLECPPEFKVKAAHMRTAEEINTRYGPVTVGEYTWKLIGSHVVNNFSM
- a CDS encoding PD-(D/E)XK nuclease family protein; this encodes MNFNPEELTPIFHSEISSSYILMEFLRQGENCLKFLAYMYKKGLGPLNPQNYRVESIEREKMYKGKGAIDIYIRLKHASGRSIIVLIEVKVHDYDSYKFNQIGTYFEAARESEDSQDIYFIYLTQFNKQCFQDKTDVSQPGTVEEFRGAETDYPGRIAHVSWPDFYAFIDEKIATITPTLEHLVILQRTWITDKIKRDLAKYAVNTLDREFGYYFPNTQQRMQELKELGEEKAKRGAKVLEIDLKKLSADEVMKIAEVIEHYADSKDVERKASYVTGEDTLNAVRKFLGELVLRPENWSLLSFYFRVFSIFQTRSYLLLNGTGSQGYSVKLKTVTAREISLCTLWKNHVIDFRLAR